From the Equus przewalskii isolate Varuska chromosome 19, EquPr2, whole genome shotgun sequence genome, one window contains:
- the ABCC10 gene encoding ATP-binding cassette sub-family C member 10 isoform X1 translates to MHQCAGSPGPVESSFFRLEVPDVCGGDTRQGEKPRLSEASMERLLAQLCGTSAVQPLPVWEGDTTGHCFTQLVLSALPHALLAVLSACHWGAPRYPDYILHCSSGWRIRLAASFLLSIFPLLDLLPVTLPPGAGPGPKGLELLAGGVAAVAWMSHSLALWALAHSPHGHSRGPLALALAAFLPAPALVLTLLWHCQRGTLLPPLLPGPLSRLCLLILQLTALLAYGLGWAVPGVPQEPWAQEPFLSEGQEPEVAEDGESWLSRFSYAWLTPLMARGARGELRQPQDTCRLPHRLHPTYLARVFQAHWQEGARLWRALYGAFGRHYLALGLLKLVGTMLGFSGPLLLSLLVGFLEEGREPLSNGLLYALGLASGAILGAVLQNQYGYEVRKVTLQARGAVLNILYRKALHLGPRRPPAGEALNLLGTDSERLLNFAGSFHEAWGLPLQLAITLYLLHHQVGVAFVGGLILALLLVPVNKVIATRIMASNQEMLQHKDARVKLMTELLSGVRVIKFFGWEQALGARVEACRAQELGQLWVIKYLDAACVYLWAALPVVISIVIFITYVLMGHQLTATKVFTALALVRMLILPLNNFPWVINGLLEAKVSLDRIQRFLDLPNHNPEAYYSPDPPTEPSTVLELREALFSWDPVRTSQETFISHLEVKKGVLVGIVGKVGCGKSSLLAAIAGELHRLHGQVAVWGLSKGFGLATQEPWIQFATIRDNILFGKTFDAQLYQQVLEACALNDDLSILPAGDQTEVGEKGVTLSGGQRARIALARAVYQEKELYLLDDPLAAVDAHVANHLLHRCILGVLSHTTRLLCTHRTEYLERADVVLLMEAGRLVQAGPPSEILPLVQAVPKAWAEDGQESDSATAQSVRNPETTKERLEVEESTSGRLLQEESKKEGAVAFHVYRAYWRAMGWGLALAILLSLLLMQATRNAADWWLSHWISQLKAAKNGSQEVPPSTSLGSTGLLSAQLLLFSPGSLYTSVFPLPKAAPNGSSDIRFYLTVYATIAGVNSLCTLLRAVLFAAGTLRAAATLHRRLLHRVLLAPVTFFDSTPMGRVLNRFSSDVACADDSLPFILNILLANAAGLLGLLAVLGSGLPWLLLLLPPLSVIYYRVQRHYRASSRELRRLSSLTLSPLYTHLADTLAGLPILRATGATYRFEEENQRLLELNQRCQFAASATMQWLDIRLQLMGAAVVSAIAGIALVQHQQGLADPGLVGLSLSYALSLTGLLSGLVSGFTQTEAMLVSVERLEEYSCDLPQEPRDRLPQLGIGWLTQGSVEFQDVVLVYRPGLPNALDGVTFRVQPGEKLGIVGRTGSGKSSLLLVLFRLLEPSSGRVLLDGVDTSQLELAELRSQLAIIPQEPFLFSGTVRENLDPQGLHEDRALWQALEQCHLREVILSLGGLDGELGEGGRSLSLGQRQLLCLARALLTDAKILCIDEATASVDQKTDQLLQQTICKRFANKTVLTIAHRLNTILNSDRVLVLQAGRVVELDSPATLCSQPHSLFQQLLQSSQQGARSSP, encoded by the exons ATGCACCAGTGCGCGGGATCTCCGGGTCCGGTGGAAAGCAGCTTCTTCAGGTTAGAGGTTCCGGATGTCTGCGGCGGGGACACAAGGCAGGGCGAAAAACCGAGGCTGA GTGAGGCTTCCATGGAGCGGCTCCTGGCCCAGCTGTGCGGCACCAGCGCGGTGCAGCCGCTCCCGGTGTGGGAGGGGGACACCACGGGCCACTGCTTCACTCAGCTCGTGCTCAGCGCCCTGCCCCACGCGCTCCTCGCCGTGCTCAGCGCCTGCCACTGGGGCGCCCCGAG GTATCCAGATTACATCCTACACTGCAGTTCTGGCTGGCGCATCCGACTTgcagcctccttcctgctctccatCTTTCCACTACTAGACCTCCTTCCAGTTACTTTGCCCccaggggcaggcccagggccCAAAGGGCTAGAGCTACTAGCAGGGGGCGTGGCAGCTGTGGCCTGGATGAGCCACAGCCTGGCCCTGTGGGCATTGGCTCATTCCCCGCATGGCCACTCCCGGGGACCCTTGGCTTTGGCTCTGGCTGCCTTCCTGCCAGCCCCAGCGCTAGTGCTGACCCTGCTATGGCACTGTCAGCGAGGCACACTGCTGCCCCCACTTCTCCCAGGTCCCCTCTCCCGCCTGTGCCTTCTCATCCTGCAGCTGACTGCACTCTTGGCCTATGGACTGGGCTGGGCAGTCCCCGGGGTGCCACAGGAACCCTGGGCCCAGGAGCCCTTTCTGTCTGAGGGACAGGAGCCTGAGGTAGCTGAAGATGGGGAGAGTTGGCTGTCACGCTTTTCCTATGCCTGGCTGACACCTTTAATGGCCCGTGGGGCCCGTGGAGAGCTCCGGCAACCCCAGGACACTTGCCGACTGCCCCACAGGCTGCACCCAACCTACCTGGCCCGTGTCTTCCAGGCACACTGGCAGGAGGGAGCCCGGCTCTGGAGAGCCCTGTATGGGGCGTTTGGGCGGCACTACCTGGCACTTGGACTGTTGAAGCTGGTGGGGACCATGCTAGGATTCTCAGGGCCCCTGCTCCTGTCCCTCCtagtgggcttcctggaggaggggcggGAGCCACTAAGTAACGGCCTGCTCTatgccctggggctggccagtgggGCCATACTCGGTGCTGTGCTGCAGAATCAGTATGGCTATGAGGTGCGGAAGGTGACACTTCAGGCACGGGGGGCCGTGCTGAACATCCTGTACCGGAAGGCTTTACATCTGGGGCCCAGACGCCCTCCTGCTGGGGAGGCCCTGAACCTACTAGGCACTGACTCTGAGCGGCTGCTCAACTTTGCTGGGAGCTTCCATGAGGCCTGGGGCCTGCCCCTTCAGCTGGCCATCACCCTCtacctgctgcaccaccaggtgggTGTGGCTTTCGTGGGCGGTCTGATCCTGGCACTGCTGCTGGTACCTGTCAACAAAGTGATTGCCACCCGCATCATGGCCAGCAACCAGGAGATGCTACAGCACAAGGATGCGCGGGTTAAG CTCATGACAGAGCTACTGAGTGGCGTTCGGGTCATCAAGTTCTTCGGGTGGGAGCAGGCGCTGGGGGCCCGAGTAGAGGCTTGCCGGGCTCAAGAGCTAGGGCAACTCTGGGTCATCAAATACCTGGATGCGGCCTGTGTGTACCTGTGGGCTGCCCTGCCAGTTGTCATCTCCATCGTCATCTTCATCACCTATGTCCTCATGGGGCACCAGCTCACTGCCACCAAG GTGTTCACGGCTCTAGCACTGGTGCGCATGCTCATTCTGCCCCTCAACAACTTCCCTTGGGTGATCAATGGCCTCCTGGAGGCCAAAGTGTCTTTGGACCGGATCCAGCGTTTCCTTGACCTTCCCAACCACAATCCCGAGGCCTACTACAGCCCAG ACCCCCCCACGGAGCCATCTACAGTATTGGAGCTGCGTGAAGCCCTGTTCTCCTGGGACCCAGTTCGAACCAGCCAGGAGACCTTCATCAGTCACCTCGAAGTGAAGAAG GGTGTCCTGGTGGGCATCGTGGGGAAGGTGGGCTGTGGGAAAAGCTCGCTGCTGGCCGCCATCGCTGGGGAACTCCACAG GCTGCATGGGCAGGTGGCAGTGTGGGGGCTGTCCAAAGGCTTTGGCCTGGCCACCCAGGAACCCTGGATCCAGTTTGCCACCATCCGAGACAACATTCTCTTTGGGAAGACATTCGATGCCCAGCTGTACCAGCAAGTGCTAGAGGCCTGTGCCCTCAACGATGACCTCAGT ATCCTGCCTGCTGGGGACcagacagaggtgggggagaagggTGTGACCCTCAGCGGGGGACAGCGGGCCCGGATTGCCCTTGCTCGTGCTGTATACCAG GAAAAGGAGCTCTATCTCCTTGATgaccctctggctgctgtggatGCACATGTGGCCAATCACCTGCTGCATCGGTGCATCCTAGGAGTGCTGAGCCACACCACACGGCTGCTCTGCACACACCGCACTGAGTACCTGGAGAGGGCTGACGTGGTGCTGCTGATGGAGGCCGGGCGCCTCGTCCAGGCAG GGCCTCCCTCTGAGATCCTGCCATTGGTGCAAGCTGTCCCCAAAGCTTGGGCTGAGGATGGACAAGAGTCTGACTCAG CCACGGCCCAGTCAGTACGGAACCCAGAGACAAcaaaggagaggctggaggtggaggagagcACATCTGGCCGCCTACtgcaggaagaaagcaagaaggagGGCGCCGTGGCCTTCCACGTGTACCGAGCATACTGGAGGGCCAtgggctggggcctggccctagccatcctcctctctctgctcctcatgCAAG CCACGAGGAATGCTGCTGACTGGTGGCTCTCCCACTGGATCTCTCAGCTGAAGGCAGCCAAGAACGGCTCCCAGGAGGTGCCACCCTCCACCAGCCTGGGCTCCACTGGGCTCCTCTCTGCCCAACTGCTCCTCTTCTCCCCTGGAAGCCTCTA caCTTCAGTATTCCCACTGCCCAAAGCTGCCCCCAATGGCTCCTCAGACATCCGTTTCTACCTCACCGTGTATGCGACCATTGCTGGTGTCAACTCCCTCTGCACCCTCCTCCGGGCAGTGCTCTTTGCGGCGGGCACCCTCCGAGCGGCCGCCACCCTGCATCGCCGCCTGCTGCATCGAGTCCTTCTG GCACCAGTGACTTTCTTTGACTCCACGCCCATGGGCCGGGTCCTAAACCGCTTCTCCTCCGATGTGGCCTGTGCGGATGACAGCCTGCCCTTCATCCTCAACATCCTCCTGGCCAACGCAGCAGGCCTACTGGGCCTCCtggctgtgctgggctctggcctgccctggctgctgctgctgctgccaccgtTGAGCGTCATCTACTATCGTGTGCAGCGCCACTACAGGGCTTCCTCACGGGAGCTGCGGCGTCTCAGCAGCCTCACCCTGTCTCCACTCTACACccacctggctgacaccttgGCTGGCCTCCCCATTCTCCGAGCCACTGGGGCCACCTACAG GTTTGAGGAGGAGAACCAGAGACTCCTGGAGCTAAACCAGAGGTGCCAGTTTGCTGCCAGTGCCACAATGCAGTGGCTGGACATTCGGCTACAGCTCATGGGGGCTGCAGTGGTCAGCGCCATTGCAGGCATCGCCCTGGTGCAGCATCAGCAGGGCCTCGCTGACCCAG GACTGGTGGGCCTGTCACTGTCTTATGCCCTGTCCCTGACGGGCCTGCTTTCGGGCCTGGTGAGCGGCTTCACGCAGACGGAAGCCATGCTGGTGAGCGTCGAGCGGCTGGAGGAGTACTCCTGTGACCTGCCCCAGGAGCCCCGGGACCGGCTGCCGCAG CTGGGCATCGGCTGGCTGACCCAGGGGAGCGTGGAGTTCCAGGATGTGGTGTTGGTCTACCGGCCAGGGCTGCCCAATGCCCTGGATGGGGTGACCTTCCGCGTGCAGCCTGGAGAGAAGCTGGGCATCGTGGGCCGCACCGGCTCCGGCAAGTCCTCCCTATTGTTGGTGCTCTTCCGGCTGCTGGAGCCCAGTTCCGGGCGAGTGCTGCTGGATGGTGTGGACACCAGCCAGCTGGAGCTGGCTGAGCTCAG ATCTCAGCTGGCTATCATCCCCCAGGAGCCCTTTTTGTTCAGTGGGACTGTGCGGGAAAACCTGGACCCCCAGGGCTTGCATGAGGATAGGGCCCTGTGGCAGGCCCTGGAGCAGTGCCATCTGAGGGAGGTGATCCTATCCCTGG GTGGTCTGGATGGTGAGCTGGGTGAGGGGGGCCGGAGCTTATCcctggggcagaggcagctgcTGTGTCTGGCCAGGGCTCTCCTCACAGATGCCAAG ATCCTGTGCATTGATGAGGCCACAGCAAGCGTGGACCAGAAGACAGATCAACTGCTCCAGCAGACTATCTGCAAACGCTTCGCCAATAAGACAGTGCTGACCATCGCCCACAG GCTCAACACGATCCTGAACTCGGACCGGGTGCTGGTGCTACAAGCAGGGAGGGTCGTGGAGCTGGACTCCCCTGCCACCCTGTGCAGCCAGCCCCACTCGCTGTTCCAGCAGCTGCTGCAGAGCAGCCAGCAGGGAGCCCGCTCCTCTCCCTGA
- the ABCC10 gene encoding ATP-binding cassette sub-family C member 10 isoform X2, which translates to MERLLAQLCGTSAVQPLPVWEGDTTGHCFTQLVLSALPHALLAVLSACHWGAPRYPDYILHCSSGWRIRLAASFLLSIFPLLDLLPVTLPPGAGPGPKGLELLAGGVAAVAWMSHSLALWALAHSPHGHSRGPLALALAAFLPAPALVLTLLWHCQRGTLLPPLLPGPLSRLCLLILQLTALLAYGLGWAVPGVPQEPWAQEPFLSEGQEPEVAEDGESWLSRFSYAWLTPLMARGARGELRQPQDTCRLPHRLHPTYLARVFQAHWQEGARLWRALYGAFGRHYLALGLLKLVGTMLGFSGPLLLSLLVGFLEEGREPLSNGLLYALGLASGAILGAVLQNQYGYEVRKVTLQARGAVLNILYRKALHLGPRRPPAGEALNLLGTDSERLLNFAGSFHEAWGLPLQLAITLYLLHHQVGVAFVGGLILALLLVPVNKVIATRIMASNQEMLQHKDARVKLMTELLSGVRVIKFFGWEQALGARVEACRAQELGQLWVIKYLDAACVYLWAALPVVISIVIFITYVLMGHQLTATKVFTALALVRMLILPLNNFPWVINGLLEAKVSLDRIQRFLDLPNHNPEAYYSPDPPTEPSTVLELREALFSWDPVRTSQETFISHLEVKKGVLVGIVGKVGCGKSSLLAAIAGELHRLHGQVAVWGLSKGFGLATQEPWIQFATIRDNILFGKTFDAQLYQQVLEACALNDDLSILPAGDQTEVGEKGVTLSGGQRARIALARAVYQEKELYLLDDPLAAVDAHVANHLLHRCILGVLSHTTRLLCTHRTEYLERADVVLLMEAGRLVQAGPPSEILPLVQAVPKAWAEDGQESDSATAQSVRNPETTKERLEVEESTSGRLLQEESKKEGAVAFHVYRAYWRAMGWGLALAILLSLLLMQATRNAADWWLSHWISQLKAAKNGSQEVPPSTSLGSTGLLSAQLLLFSPGSLYTSVFPLPKAAPNGSSDIRFYLTVYATIAGVNSLCTLLRAVLFAAGTLRAAATLHRRLLHRVLLAPVTFFDSTPMGRVLNRFSSDVACADDSLPFILNILLANAAGLLGLLAVLGSGLPWLLLLLPPLSVIYYRVQRHYRASSRELRRLSSLTLSPLYTHLADTLAGLPILRATGATYRFEEENQRLLELNQRCQFAASATMQWLDIRLQLMGAAVVSAIAGIALVQHQQGLADPGLVGLSLSYALSLTGLLSGLVSGFTQTEAMLVSVERLEEYSCDLPQEPRDRLPQLGIGWLTQGSVEFQDVVLVYRPGLPNALDGVTFRVQPGEKLGIVGRTGSGKSSLLLVLFRLLEPSSGRVLLDGVDTSQLELAELRSQLAIIPQEPFLFSGTVRENLDPQGLHEDRALWQALEQCHLREVILSLGGLDGELGEGGRSLSLGQRQLLCLARALLTDAKILCIDEATASVDQKTDQLLQQTICKRFANKTVLTIAHRLNTILNSDRVLVLQAGRVVELDSPATLCSQPHSLFQQLLQSSQQGARSSP; encoded by the exons ATGGAGCGGCTCCTGGCCCAGCTGTGCGGCACCAGCGCGGTGCAGCCGCTCCCGGTGTGGGAGGGGGACACCACGGGCCACTGCTTCACTCAGCTCGTGCTCAGCGCCCTGCCCCACGCGCTCCTCGCCGTGCTCAGCGCCTGCCACTGGGGCGCCCCGAG GTATCCAGATTACATCCTACACTGCAGTTCTGGCTGGCGCATCCGACTTgcagcctccttcctgctctccatCTTTCCACTACTAGACCTCCTTCCAGTTACTTTGCCCccaggggcaggcccagggccCAAAGGGCTAGAGCTACTAGCAGGGGGCGTGGCAGCTGTGGCCTGGATGAGCCACAGCCTGGCCCTGTGGGCATTGGCTCATTCCCCGCATGGCCACTCCCGGGGACCCTTGGCTTTGGCTCTGGCTGCCTTCCTGCCAGCCCCAGCGCTAGTGCTGACCCTGCTATGGCACTGTCAGCGAGGCACACTGCTGCCCCCACTTCTCCCAGGTCCCCTCTCCCGCCTGTGCCTTCTCATCCTGCAGCTGACTGCACTCTTGGCCTATGGACTGGGCTGGGCAGTCCCCGGGGTGCCACAGGAACCCTGGGCCCAGGAGCCCTTTCTGTCTGAGGGACAGGAGCCTGAGGTAGCTGAAGATGGGGAGAGTTGGCTGTCACGCTTTTCCTATGCCTGGCTGACACCTTTAATGGCCCGTGGGGCCCGTGGAGAGCTCCGGCAACCCCAGGACACTTGCCGACTGCCCCACAGGCTGCACCCAACCTACCTGGCCCGTGTCTTCCAGGCACACTGGCAGGAGGGAGCCCGGCTCTGGAGAGCCCTGTATGGGGCGTTTGGGCGGCACTACCTGGCACTTGGACTGTTGAAGCTGGTGGGGACCATGCTAGGATTCTCAGGGCCCCTGCTCCTGTCCCTCCtagtgggcttcctggaggaggggcggGAGCCACTAAGTAACGGCCTGCTCTatgccctggggctggccagtgggGCCATACTCGGTGCTGTGCTGCAGAATCAGTATGGCTATGAGGTGCGGAAGGTGACACTTCAGGCACGGGGGGCCGTGCTGAACATCCTGTACCGGAAGGCTTTACATCTGGGGCCCAGACGCCCTCCTGCTGGGGAGGCCCTGAACCTACTAGGCACTGACTCTGAGCGGCTGCTCAACTTTGCTGGGAGCTTCCATGAGGCCTGGGGCCTGCCCCTTCAGCTGGCCATCACCCTCtacctgctgcaccaccaggtgggTGTGGCTTTCGTGGGCGGTCTGATCCTGGCACTGCTGCTGGTACCTGTCAACAAAGTGATTGCCACCCGCATCATGGCCAGCAACCAGGAGATGCTACAGCACAAGGATGCGCGGGTTAAG CTCATGACAGAGCTACTGAGTGGCGTTCGGGTCATCAAGTTCTTCGGGTGGGAGCAGGCGCTGGGGGCCCGAGTAGAGGCTTGCCGGGCTCAAGAGCTAGGGCAACTCTGGGTCATCAAATACCTGGATGCGGCCTGTGTGTACCTGTGGGCTGCCCTGCCAGTTGTCATCTCCATCGTCATCTTCATCACCTATGTCCTCATGGGGCACCAGCTCACTGCCACCAAG GTGTTCACGGCTCTAGCACTGGTGCGCATGCTCATTCTGCCCCTCAACAACTTCCCTTGGGTGATCAATGGCCTCCTGGAGGCCAAAGTGTCTTTGGACCGGATCCAGCGTTTCCTTGACCTTCCCAACCACAATCCCGAGGCCTACTACAGCCCAG ACCCCCCCACGGAGCCATCTACAGTATTGGAGCTGCGTGAAGCCCTGTTCTCCTGGGACCCAGTTCGAACCAGCCAGGAGACCTTCATCAGTCACCTCGAAGTGAAGAAG GGTGTCCTGGTGGGCATCGTGGGGAAGGTGGGCTGTGGGAAAAGCTCGCTGCTGGCCGCCATCGCTGGGGAACTCCACAG GCTGCATGGGCAGGTGGCAGTGTGGGGGCTGTCCAAAGGCTTTGGCCTGGCCACCCAGGAACCCTGGATCCAGTTTGCCACCATCCGAGACAACATTCTCTTTGGGAAGACATTCGATGCCCAGCTGTACCAGCAAGTGCTAGAGGCCTGTGCCCTCAACGATGACCTCAGT ATCCTGCCTGCTGGGGACcagacagaggtgggggagaagggTGTGACCCTCAGCGGGGGACAGCGGGCCCGGATTGCCCTTGCTCGTGCTGTATACCAG GAAAAGGAGCTCTATCTCCTTGATgaccctctggctgctgtggatGCACATGTGGCCAATCACCTGCTGCATCGGTGCATCCTAGGAGTGCTGAGCCACACCACACGGCTGCTCTGCACACACCGCACTGAGTACCTGGAGAGGGCTGACGTGGTGCTGCTGATGGAGGCCGGGCGCCTCGTCCAGGCAG GGCCTCCCTCTGAGATCCTGCCATTGGTGCAAGCTGTCCCCAAAGCTTGGGCTGAGGATGGACAAGAGTCTGACTCAG CCACGGCCCAGTCAGTACGGAACCCAGAGACAAcaaaggagaggctggaggtggaggagagcACATCTGGCCGCCTACtgcaggaagaaagcaagaaggagGGCGCCGTGGCCTTCCACGTGTACCGAGCATACTGGAGGGCCAtgggctggggcctggccctagccatcctcctctctctgctcctcatgCAAG CCACGAGGAATGCTGCTGACTGGTGGCTCTCCCACTGGATCTCTCAGCTGAAGGCAGCCAAGAACGGCTCCCAGGAGGTGCCACCCTCCACCAGCCTGGGCTCCACTGGGCTCCTCTCTGCCCAACTGCTCCTCTTCTCCCCTGGAAGCCTCTA caCTTCAGTATTCCCACTGCCCAAAGCTGCCCCCAATGGCTCCTCAGACATCCGTTTCTACCTCACCGTGTATGCGACCATTGCTGGTGTCAACTCCCTCTGCACCCTCCTCCGGGCAGTGCTCTTTGCGGCGGGCACCCTCCGAGCGGCCGCCACCCTGCATCGCCGCCTGCTGCATCGAGTCCTTCTG GCACCAGTGACTTTCTTTGACTCCACGCCCATGGGCCGGGTCCTAAACCGCTTCTCCTCCGATGTGGCCTGTGCGGATGACAGCCTGCCCTTCATCCTCAACATCCTCCTGGCCAACGCAGCAGGCCTACTGGGCCTCCtggctgtgctgggctctggcctgccctggctgctgctgctgctgccaccgtTGAGCGTCATCTACTATCGTGTGCAGCGCCACTACAGGGCTTCCTCACGGGAGCTGCGGCGTCTCAGCAGCCTCACCCTGTCTCCACTCTACACccacctggctgacaccttgGCTGGCCTCCCCATTCTCCGAGCCACTGGGGCCACCTACAG GTTTGAGGAGGAGAACCAGAGACTCCTGGAGCTAAACCAGAGGTGCCAGTTTGCTGCCAGTGCCACAATGCAGTGGCTGGACATTCGGCTACAGCTCATGGGGGCTGCAGTGGTCAGCGCCATTGCAGGCATCGCCCTGGTGCAGCATCAGCAGGGCCTCGCTGACCCAG GACTGGTGGGCCTGTCACTGTCTTATGCCCTGTCCCTGACGGGCCTGCTTTCGGGCCTGGTGAGCGGCTTCACGCAGACGGAAGCCATGCTGGTGAGCGTCGAGCGGCTGGAGGAGTACTCCTGTGACCTGCCCCAGGAGCCCCGGGACCGGCTGCCGCAG CTGGGCATCGGCTGGCTGACCCAGGGGAGCGTGGAGTTCCAGGATGTGGTGTTGGTCTACCGGCCAGGGCTGCCCAATGCCCTGGATGGGGTGACCTTCCGCGTGCAGCCTGGAGAGAAGCTGGGCATCGTGGGCCGCACCGGCTCCGGCAAGTCCTCCCTATTGTTGGTGCTCTTCCGGCTGCTGGAGCCCAGTTCCGGGCGAGTGCTGCTGGATGGTGTGGACACCAGCCAGCTGGAGCTGGCTGAGCTCAG ATCTCAGCTGGCTATCATCCCCCAGGAGCCCTTTTTGTTCAGTGGGACTGTGCGGGAAAACCTGGACCCCCAGGGCTTGCATGAGGATAGGGCCCTGTGGCAGGCCCTGGAGCAGTGCCATCTGAGGGAGGTGATCCTATCCCTGG GTGGTCTGGATGGTGAGCTGGGTGAGGGGGGCCGGAGCTTATCcctggggcagaggcagctgcTGTGTCTGGCCAGGGCTCTCCTCACAGATGCCAAG ATCCTGTGCATTGATGAGGCCACAGCAAGCGTGGACCAGAAGACAGATCAACTGCTCCAGCAGACTATCTGCAAACGCTTCGCCAATAAGACAGTGCTGACCATCGCCCACAG GCTCAACACGATCCTGAACTCGGACCGGGTGCTGGTGCTACAAGCAGGGAGGGTCGTGGAGCTGGACTCCCCTGCCACCCTGTGCAGCCAGCCCCACTCGCTGTTCCAGCAGCTGCTGCAGAGCAGCCAGCAGGGAGCCCGCTCCTCTCCCTGA
- the DLK2 gene encoding protein delta homolog 2, with the protein MPSGCRCLHLVCLLCILGAPVQPARADDCSASCDLAHGCCAPDGSCRCDPGWEGLHCERCVRMPGCQHGTCHQPWQCICHSGWAGKFCDKDEHICTTQSPCRNGGQCVYDGGGEYHCVCPLGFHGRDCEHKAGPCEQAGSQCRNGGQCQDDNGYALNFTCRCLAGFVGARCEVNVDDCLMRPCANGATCLDGINRFSCLCPEGFAGRFCTINLDDCASRPCQRGARCRDRVHDFDCLCPSGYGGKTCELVLPVPDPTTTADSPLGPTSAVVVPATGPVPHSVGAGLLRISVKEVVRRQEVGLGESSLVAVVVFGALTAALVLSTVLLTLRAWRRGICPPGPCCYPPPHYAPARQDQECQVSMLPAGLPLPPDLSPEPGKTTAL; encoded by the exons ATGCCCAGCGGCTGCCGCTGCCTGCATCTCGTGTGCCTGTTGTGCATCTTAGGGGCGCCCGTTCAGCCTGCCCGAG CTGATGACTGCAGCGCCTCCTGTGACCTAGCCCATGGCTGCTGTGCGCCTGACGGCTCCTGCAG GTGTGAcccaggctgggaggggctgcaCTGTGAGCGCTGTGTAAGGATGCCTGGCTGTCAGCATGGTACCTGCCACCAGCCCTGGCAGTGCATCTGTCACAGTGGCTGGGCGGGCAAGTTCTGTGACAAAG ATGAGCACATCTGTACCACGCAGTCCCCCTGCCGGAACGGAGGCCAGTGCGTATATGACGGGGGCGGCGAGTACCACTGTGTGTGCCCACTAGGCTTCCATGGGCGTGACTGTGAGCACAAAGCTGGACCATGTGAGCAAGCAGG ctcCCAGTGCCGGAATGGCGGGCAGTGCCAGGACGACAATGGCTATGCCCTCAACTTCACGTGCCGCTGCTTGGCGGGCTTTGTGGGTGCCCGCTGTGAGGTGAATGTGGACGACTGTCTGATGCGGCCCTGTGCGAACGGCGCCACCTGCCTGGACGGCATAAACCGcttttcctgcctctgccctgaggGCTTTGCTGGACGCTTCTGCACCATCAACCTGGATGACTGTGCCAGCCGCCCCTGCCAGAGAGGGGCCCGCTGTCGGGACCGTGTCCATGACTTTGACTGTCTCTGCCCCAGTGGCTATGGCGGCAAGACTTGTGAGCTAGTGTTACCTGTCCCGGACCCCACCACTACAGCAGACAGCCCCCTGGGGCCCACCTCGGCTGTGGTGGTACCTGCCACAGGGCCTGTCCCCCACAGCGTGGGGGCTGGTCTGCTGCGCATCTCAGTAAAAGAGGTGGTACGGAGGCAGGAGGTTGGGCTAGGTGAGTCTAGCCTGGTGGCCGTGGTGGTGTTTGGAGCCCTCACTGCTGCCCTAGTCCTGTCCACAGTGTTGCTGACCCTGAGGGCCTGGCGCCGGGGTATCTGCCCCCCTGGACCCTGTTGCTATCCACCCCCACACTATGCCCCAGCCCGCCAGGACCAGGAGTGTCAGGTCAGCATGCTGCCAGCAGGGCTCCCCCTGCCGCCTGACCTGTCTCCTGAGCCTGGAAAGACCACAGCACTGTGA